CTCGAGTGGGTAGCGGTCTTCCGATCCAACATCGCCATCGAAAGCGGGTTTCGCCCATCAGCGCGCTCGCAGGCTGGCGCCATCGGTCTCGGACAGCTGATGCCGGAGACCGCGCGGGATCTCGGTGTCGATCCGCACGACCCGCGCGAGAACCTGCACGGGTCAGCCCGCTACCTGCTGGCGCAACTCCAGGATTTCGGAGCGATCGACCTCGCGCTGGCCGCCTACAACGCCGGCCCGGATGCGGTACGCCAGTACGGCGGCATTCCCCCCTTCGAAGAGACCCGCGGCCATGTCCGCAAGGTGCTCTCGCTCACCCATGCAACCCTTGGACAGGAAGCAACATAAAATCATGCCTAACAGATTTATCTTCCGGCGCGCCGGAGCCCCTGATTGGAAGGCTATATTCCTCTTTCTGCCCATCTTCCTTTGCGTGGCGGAGCCGGCCCTGGCCCAGAACCTCGACCCGCTCGAAACCATGCTCGAGACCCTTGTCGACGCTCTCACCGGTCCCATCGGCCGCCTCATCGGGATCCTCGCCATCGTGGCCGCCGGCTACATGATGTTCACGGGCCGTCTCAACTGGCCGATCTTCCTGATGATCTTCTTCGGCGTCGTGCTGGTCTTCTCGGCCGCAACCATCGTCGACGGCTTCGCCACGGACACCTGATCTCCGGTTTCGGGCTCGCGGGGTCCAAGACCGCGAGCCCAAGGGAGGACCTTCTTGCAGGACACACCGCTCTTTCTCGGCCTGACCCGGCCGCCGAAGATCTTCGGCCTGCCGATCGGGTATTTCCTGGGCCTGGCCCTGGGCTCGGTCATCCCCTTCATCGGACTGGATGACTGGCGCTTCCTGCTGATCGGGATCCTTGGCTACCCGCCGCTCTGGCTGGTGGCCGACCGGAATCCGCATCTCTTCGAGATCATCGCGGTTGTCTTCACCGCCACGCCGCGCACCCGGACCCATCACCTGCATGGAGGCGACCGCCATATTCCGTAGTCGCGCCCCCGCCGTCGTCGAGGACAACGCCCTCTTGCGGTCGATCCTGCCCGCGAGCCTCTTTGCCGAGGAACCCACCGCACGTCACCTGCCCTGGCTCTCAGGCCGGGGCGACAACCTGATCCTCACGCGGCAAGGGGATCTCCTGGCCTCGGCGGTGATCGGCGGGATCGACAGTTTCACCTCCGATGATGCGGAGATCGCGGCTCTGACCGGAGGACTTGCCCGCCTGGTTGGTCAACTCGGTGAGCGGTTCGGCTATTGCGTGAACGAGATCACCATTCCCGCCACCGCGGATCTGAAACCAATTGGAGAGAACGGCTTTGCCGCCGAGATCGACCGGCGCTGGCAGGCCGAGATCGGTCAGCGCAGCCTCAAGCGCCGGGTCATGCTCCTGACTTTGGCCATGCGCCCCGGCCTTGCCCAGAGGGTCGGCTTCACCCGCACGCTGCGGACCGCCTTCGAGGCCGAACTCGCGGACCGGACCGAGCGGATCACGGAGGCCATGCGCCTCATCGCGGCGATGTATCAGCCCGTGGGGTATCAAAGGCTGACCCTCTCGGGGGGCGATTGGCTCGGCTATCTGGGCGCGATCCTCGGGCAGGAGGCTCAAAAGGTTCATGTCGGCCCGGGCCAGTTCCTCGCCGCCTCCATGACCAACGCGGACATGACCTTCCACGGCAAGCGCTTCCGGATCGACAATGGCATGGCCCCCCGCTTCGGGACGCTCTTCGGGGTCAAGGGCTACGCGCCGAAGACCTGGCCCACCATGCTGGACAGCCTCGAGCTGCCATATGACATCACGATCACCAACAGCTTCACCCCGGTCCGAAACAACGAGGTCGAGGAGCGGATCAAGCGGACCGCCCGTCAGATGCGCGCCTCCGAAGACGCGGCCCAGTCGCTCCAGGCGGAACTCTACGAGGCTGCCGATAATGTGGCCTCGGGCCGGCAGGTCTTCGGCAAGCATCATCTGACAATCATGGTGACGGCCGGGACCGAGCGCGATCTCGAGGAGGCGGCGGCCGAGGTCTGGCGGGCCGGCCAGGCCTGTGGGGCCACGCTGGTGCGGGAAAGCTTTGCCGCCAGATCGGCGTATTTCTCGCAGGCGCCGGGCAACTGGACCTACCGCGTCCGGACCGGGCTCATCAGTGCGGACAACTTCGCCGAGCTGGCCGCCTTCCACGCGGTGAGCCGCGGACGAGACAGGTCGGAAAGCCCCTGGGGCGAGACGATCACCGCCCTGCCGACGGTGTCTTCCGGCCTCTACCGGTTCAATTTTCACGAGAAGGGCAGCCGGTCGGCCGAGCCGAGTGCGGGCCACACGCTGGTGCTCGGTCGCACCAATTCCGGCAAGACACTCGGAACGGCCTTTCTTGTTGCCCAGGCGCGCCGGGTCGGTGCCCGCATTATGGCGTTCGACAAGGACCGCGGCTTCGAGATGGCCGTGCGGGCCCTTGGCGGCAGCTACAGCGCCATCCGGGTCGGCCAGCCGACCGGCTTCAACCCGTTTCTCACCGAGACCGACGACCGCGGTGCCGCCTGGCTCATGGACTGGGTCGCCGACCTGCTCGCGCGTCACCGTCCGCTCGATCCCCTGCAGAGCGTGGCGCTTGGCGATGCCGTCCGGCGCATCGTCGCGGCCGAGCCCGGGCTGCGCAGCTTCTCGGGTCTCGCTTCCGCCGTGAACCAGACCGACGATGACGGGGATCTGGTCGCGCGGGTTCGGGAATGGACGGCCGATGGTCGTTACGGCTGGCTCTTCGACCGCGAGGCCAGCGAGGGCATTCGCATCGGAGAGGATGTGCTCGGCATCGACATGACCGAGATCCTTGATCTCGGAACCGAGCGTACGGCGCTCCTCGCCTACCTTTTCCGCCGCATCGAGCGGATCATCGAGGACCGGCGCCCGACCATCATCGTCATCGACGAAGCCTGGCAGATGCTGAACGACGACATGTTCGTCCGCCGCCTGCACGACTGGCTTGTCACCATGCGCAAGAAGAACTGCGTGGTGATGATGCTGACCCAGACGCCCGAGCACCTCGCGACGTCCAGCGTCGGCAGCATCATCGCCGAAAGCGTGCGCACCCAGATCCTCTATCCGAACCCCGCCGCCCATCCCGAGGATTACCGCATCCTGCGCCTCAACGACCGGGAAGGCGCATTCGTCTGCTCGGGCACCGGCGGCCTGCGCCTCGCGCTGATCCGGTCGGGCGGCGACAGTCTCTTCGTCGATCTCGATCTCTCCGGCCTGGGGACCCTGCTGACCGTCCTCGGCGGCGGACGCACCGGTGAGGAGCGTGCCCCGCGCGACTGGCGCCAGCACCCTGACTTCTGGAAGGACATGGCATGACCCGCATCCTCCTGCTGAGCGCGATCCTCTTCGCCCTCTCCAATTGCACCGGTGTGCCCACCGGGCGGAAATCCCCCTGTGCAGGCCAGGGGATCGCCGATGGCAGCTACGTCGCCCCGGGGAACGGTGCCGTGGTAAGCCGGAACACCACGGACTGCGCTTTCCATGGCTTCTGACCTGCGCCAGATGATCCGGGCCCTGCCCCTTGTCTTCGGATCCGTCACGGCCGGCAGTACGGGCCTGGCCCAGGGCGTGCCGGTCATCGATGCGGGCAACCTGACACGGTCGATGGCGCTTGTGGACGCCTGGGCGCAGGACCTTGTCCGGCAGACGGAAAAGCTCGGTGCCCGGGCGGACCAGGGCGATCTCTACCAGGAGCAGCTCGACGCCTATGCCCGGTTCCTGGAGCAGGCGACCGGTTCGACCGATGTCTCGGGCTTCGAGGCCGGTGTCGGCGTTCCGTCTGCCGCCAGCACCTATCCTGTGACCGAAGACAGCGACGCCGCCCGCCGCCTCTTTGGCGACGGGGCGGATGTCGAACAGATGATCGTCACCACGGCCGCGCGCTATACGGGCCATGCCGGGGTGGCCGCGACCGGGCTCACGCCGCTGACCTGGCGCATCCTCTTCCAGTCGCTCATCAAGCAGGAGAGCCGGTTCAACAATGCGGCCGTCTCCCCTGTCGGCGCCATGGGCTTCTGTCAGCTCATGCCGGGCACGGCCGCCGATCTCGGGGTCGATCCGCGCGATCCCTGGCAGAACCTTGATGGCGGGGCCCGCTATCTGCTCGCCCAGCTCGCCCGCTTCGGGCGCATCGATCATGCGCTCGCCGCCTATAATGCCGGGCCCGGCCGGGTGATCGAATATGGTGGCATACCGCCCTTCACCGAGACCCGGAATTACGTCCGGCGGATCCATGGCTATTACCAGGACTACCTTGGAACCATCACCGGCAAGGACCAGCTCGGCACGCTGGCCGGTATCGATGGGGCCTCGGCCCAATGGGGCAACTGGGCGGATGCCTCGATGATCTATGCAGATGAGGCCGCCGCCCGCATCGATCAGGCGATGGAGCGGATCCACGGGCTTCTCCAGCAGGCAGATCCGGTCTCCGACAAGGAGGCCGTCGATCTCAACACTTACATGCTGGCCGAGCGCGCCCGCCTCATGGCGCTCACCCTGCGCCTGCGGGCCGCACGCGTGAAGGTCGAGGCGGCCCATGGCCTGACCGACACGGCCGATGCGCTGCAACATGACACCTTCTGGGAGTATTCCGATGGTTGATCCGACATGGTCCCGCCCCGCCTTTGTTACCGCCCTTCTGGCCGGTATGGCAATCACCGCCCTGCCCGGTGCCTTGCGCGCGCAAGGTGTGCCGGTCATCGACAGCTCCAACCTCGCCCAGAACATCGAACAGCTGCAATCCGCCCTGCGCGACGCGGAGAACCAGATCGAACAGATCGAACAGCTCAAGCGCCAGATCGAGCTGCAGATCGATCAGATCACCAATCTGGAGTTCATCAGCGGCGCGCTCTCGGGGCTCAACGACATCTCCGATCTCTACAATTCCGCGGAGGACCTGCGCGACCGGGCCGCCAAGATCACCGACCTCGGCGGTTTTGCCGACGCGCTGGCGCTGGGGGATTTTGACGCGCTGATGGACACGCTGCTCGACGACGAGGTGACCATGGGCGAGAAACACGCGGCCGAGGCCATGCGCGACACGCTCGAGATGGCCGGTCTGACCTCCGAGCGGCTGGGAGAGCTCTCCTCCTCGGAAAACCCTCAAGACAACATGATTGCCCGGACCGCCGGCACCAGCGCCACGGCGATCGCCGCGGCACAGATTTCCTACGAGGAGGCGGAGGCCAGTCTGGAGCGGATCAACGGTCTGGTGGGCGAGATCGCCAGCCAGGACACGCTGAAGGAAAGCGTCGATCTGAACACCCGCATGGCAGCCGAGACCAACTTCATGCTGGGGCAGATGTGGCGGCTCAATGCCGCCGCTGGCCTGGCCCAGGGACAGACCGGCGTGAACTGGGCGGCCGAGCAGGCGAAGGAGCGCAGCTTCTTCGACTATTCCGGCACCTCCGACTGATCGGCCGGGCATGCAGGAAGGAGACCGGACAATGTGGAAGACATGGGCCTGCGCCATTGGGATGGCGAGCCTCGCGCTGACATCTCCAGCCGCAGCCGCGGATTACTCTGCGGCGAGCGCCGAGGCACTGACCGAGGCGGCAATTGCCGCCGTCGGCAACGAGGACAGGCGTGATCTCCTGGCCATCCTCCAGGAAATGCAGCGCCGGCAGATGTATTTTTTCAGGACCGGCGACACCGCGCTCTGCAGGCGGGATGCGCCGAAGGTCGGAATTCTCGCGAGCAATATCCTCGACTGGGGCAAGGCCCGGCAGGCGTATTTTACCTACAACCAGATGCAGCGCCTCAAGGAGCAGAGCTGCGACTGCCCGCAGAAGGCCCGCTCCTTTGATGCGTTCTCCGAAGACCTGCTCGGGGTGGCTCCGGAGGAGATCGGGGAGGCCGAGATGAGCGTGTTGCGGACATTCGTAGAAGAGCACAAGTACGACGTTTTTGTCGCCTACGACGAGTTCTTCAATTCCAACTGTCGGCAAAACCCCTGATGGCCGTCATTGCGGACGTTCTTGGGGCCGTCGATGCAACGACAAGCGCCGTTGGCGGCAACGCGTTTGCGGACGTGGCGACGGCGGTTATCCCGGTGTTCCGCATCGGCGCGGTGCTCGCGGTAGCGCTGACCGGCGTGAACCTGGCTATCCAGGCCATCCCCATGACGCTGCGCAACGGGTTGAGCCTGATAGTTCGGATCGCGGTCGTCTGGATTTTTCTGTCGTCCTACACCAACTTCGACGCCGTCTATGCCGCAATCACAGAAGCTCCGAGCCGCCTTGGTGGAACAGTCCTGGAAGCCGTTACGGGCTCGGCCGCAACAGATCTCTACGAAGGCCTCGACGATCTTTATGTCCGGGCACTGGCACTTGGCCAGGCCGTCTCCGAGAATGGCTCTTACATCTCCGGCGCCTTGACGAGCCTCGCGCTTTTCATCGTGGCTGCCCTCATGGCAACGATCTCGATCATCGTCATCTGCGCGGCCAAGCTCATGATTGCCGTCCTGATCATCGTTGGGCCGCTGGCGATCGTTTCGACGCTCTTCAAGCCGGCCACCGCTCTCTTCGAGGCCTGGGCGAAGCTGGCGCTCGGCTTCGCATTTGTGCCCCTCCTGACCGCGGCGATGGCAGGGTTTACCATCGCCGTGAGTGAGGTGATCGCCACCGACATCCGGAACGCATCGACCATCGGTGACGTGATCGGCTTTGTCGTGGTGATGATGCTGGGCACCGGCCTGATGCTCATGGTCCCGACCCTGGCCCAGTCGCTCGCCCAGACCTCGATCGGCATCGGCGGTGTCGCCTCCAGTACCTACGCCCAGGCGCGCACGATCGCGCGCGGCGCCGGCGCCGGCACGCGCGGGGCCTACGAGGGGGTCACCGGGGCCGGCAAGACCACACCTTACGCCTATGCCGGCAGCAGCAATGAGCGGCGCACGGGCCGGGCCATCGGCACCAATGCGGCCGCGGCGGTCCGGCTTGCCGTCGCCCTCGCCCAGAAATCCGCCGGACAGCGCAAGTGACACTTCCCGAAACGGAGGCCCGAATGGCTGAGCATGGCTTCGATATTGACCTCATCATGGCCCCGCGCCGCAGCGAGAAGCGGGCCTGGATCGTCGCTGCGACCTCCTCGACGCTGACCCTCCTTCTCGGGATTGCGATCCTGGTGATGATGCCGCTCAGGGAAACGGAAGTGTTCACCGTCCTCGTCGACCGCGAAACCGGTGCCGCCGAGCGGATCATGCAGGTGGCGCCCACCGGCATCTCGGACGAGCGCGCCATCCGCGAGGCCCTGTTGGTGGCCTATCTCTCGGACCGGGAATCCTATCTCCCTGCAGGGATCCAGCCCCGGCTCGAAAGTGTCCTGCGCCGTTCCGCGGGGCCGGCCCGCAGCACGCTTCTGGCCCTCTGGTCGAACGACAGTACCAATGCCG
This is a stretch of genomic DNA from Marinibacterium anthonyi. It encodes these proteins:
- a CDS encoding Transglycosylase SLT domain protein, encoding MPETARDLGVDPHDPRENLHGSARYLLAQLQDFGAIDLALAAYNAGPDAVRQYGGIPPFEETRGHVRKVLSLTHATLGQEAT
- a CDS encoding Type IV secretory pathway, VirB2 components (pilins) yields the protein MPNRFIFRRAGAPDWKAIFLFLPIFLCVAEPALAQNLDPLETMLETLVDALTGPIGRLIGILAIVAAGYMMFTGRLNWPIFLMIFFGVVLVFSAATIVDGFATDT
- a CDS encoding Type IV secretory pathway, VirB3-like protein; this translates as MQDTPLFLGLTRPPKIFGLPIGYFLGLALGSVIPFIGLDDWRFLLIGILGYPPLWLVADRNPHLFEIIAVVFTATPRTRTHHLHGGDRHIP
- the virB4_6 gene encoding Type IV secretion system protein virB4, with the translated sequence MEATAIFRSRAPAVVEDNALLRSILPASLFAEEPTARHLPWLSGRGDNLILTRQGDLLASAVIGGIDSFTSDDAEIAALTGGLARLVGQLGERFGYCVNEITIPATADLKPIGENGFAAEIDRRWQAEIGQRSLKRRVMLLTLAMRPGLAQRVGFTRTLRTAFEAELADRTERITEAMRLIAAMYQPVGYQRLTLSGGDWLGYLGAILGQEAQKVHVGPGQFLAASMTNADMTFHGKRFRIDNGMAPRFGTLFGVKGYAPKTWPTMLDSLELPYDITITNSFTPVRNNEVEERIKRTARQMRASEDAAQSLQAELYEAADNVASGRQVFGKHHLTIMVTAGTERDLEEAAAEVWRAGQACGATLVRESFAARSAYFSQAPGNWTYRVRTGLISADNFAELAAFHAVSRGRDRSESPWGETITALPTVSSGLYRFNFHEKGSRSAEPSAGHTLVLGRTNSGKTLGTAFLVAQARRVGARIMAFDKDRGFEMAVRALGGSYSAIRVGQPTGFNPFLTETDDRGAAWLMDWVADLLARHRPLDPLQSVALGDAVRRIVAAEPGLRSFSGLASAVNQTDDDGDLVARVREWTADGRYGWLFDREASEGIRIGEDVLGIDMTEILDLGTERTALLAYLFRRIERIIEDRRPTIIVIDEAWQMLNDDMFVRRLHDWLVTMRKKNCVVMMLTQTPEHLATSSVGSIIAESVRTQILYPNPAAHPEDYRILRLNDREGAFVCSGTGGLRLALIRSGGDSLFVDLDLSGLGTLLTVLGGGRTGEERAPRDWRQHPDFWKDMA
- the slt_8 gene encoding Soluble lytic murein transglycosylase precursor, giving the protein MASDLRQMIRALPLVFGSVTAGSTGLAQGVPVIDAGNLTRSMALVDAWAQDLVRQTEKLGARADQGDLYQEQLDAYARFLEQATGSTDVSGFEAGVGVPSAASTYPVTEDSDAARRLFGDGADVEQMIVTTAARYTGHAGVAATGLTPLTWRILFQSLIKQESRFNNAAVSPVGAMGFCQLMPGTAADLGVDPRDPWQNLDGGARYLLAQLARFGRIDHALAAYNAGPGRVIEYGGIPPFTETRNYVRRIHGYYQDYLGTITGKDQLGTLAGIDGASAQWGNWADASMIYADEAAARIDQAMERIHGLLQQADPVSDKEAVDLNTYMLAERARLMALTLRLRAARVKVEAAHGLTDTADALQHDTFWEYSDG
- a CDS encoding P-type DNA transfer protein VirB5 → MVDPTWSRPAFVTALLAGMAITALPGALRAQGVPVIDSSNLAQNIEQLQSALRDAENQIEQIEQLKRQIELQIDQITNLEFISGALSGLNDISDLYNSAEDLRDRAAKITDLGGFADALALGDFDALMDTLLDDEVTMGEKHAAEAMRDTLEMAGLTSERLGELSSSENPQDNMIARTAGTSATAIAAAQISYEEAEASLERINGLVGEIASQDTLKESVDLNTRMAAETNFMLGQMWRLNAAAGLAQGQTGVNWAAEQAKERSFFDYSGTSD
- a CDS encoding TrbL/VirB6 plasmid conjugal transfer protein, whose translation is MAVIADVLGAVDATTSAVGGNAFADVATAVIPVFRIGAVLAVALTGVNLAIQAIPMTLRNGLSLIVRIAVVWIFLSSYTNFDAVYAAITEAPSRLGGTVLEAVTGSAATDLYEGLDDLYVRALALGQAVSENGSYISGALTSLALFIVAALMATISIIVICAAKLMIAVLIIVGPLAIVSTLFKPATALFEAWAKLALGFAFVPLLTAAMAGFTIAVSEVIATDIRNASTIGDVIGFVVVMMLGTGLMLMVPTLAQSLAQTSIGIGGVASSTYAQARTIARGAGAGTRGAYEGVTGAGKTTPYAYAGSSNERRTGRAIGTNAAAAVRLAVALAQKSAGQRK
- the virB8_2 gene encoding Type IV secretion system protein virB8; its protein translation is MAEHGFDIDLIMAPRRSEKRAWIVAATSSTLTLLLGIAILVMMPLRETEVFTVLVDRETGAAERIMQVAPTGISDERAIREALLVAYLSDRESYLPAGIQPRLESVLRRSAGPARSTLLALWSNDSTNADYPPRLYGDGAEVSVRVRTITFLEPDVAQVRYEKTLRQPHQKPVTRPFVATIGFDFAPRKERALERVWENPLGFTVETFHVAPETLE